One window of Aphelocoma coerulescens isolate FSJ_1873_10779 chromosome 17, UR_Acoe_1.0, whole genome shotgun sequence genomic DNA carries:
- the STKLD1 gene encoding serine/threonine kinase-like domain-containing protein STKLD1 isoform X1, with translation MEKYEVLEQLQPGALGTMLAARLKTDESVQKKYAIKQVECIDQHQANVALKEAMDLLKLRHSHICTYKELFVTWNNEVSSLFLCLVMQHSGQGDLSGLIEEKRQKSEKITDMVVQKFLGQMVDALFYIHKQNIWHRNLKPSNILVTGGASFMLSDFSTETLMKDELKWRIRVEKDSKSWMAPETFGFSFSEKSDIWSLGCVLLDMMSCFVLNAEEITSLLQDIRGDSSCLEGVLTLMQDGESSYLPFFPILLMMLQIEPSMRPTARDLVTVPFIGKCLTFAGDTSIKLKKSVSPIVTDVLFQGGVESVLDFMQASWDIEEVQAKGIQHLASFVKDKSAFPCLLKCTEVITRAMKIHIDSLHLQVEGCTLLLEILSQALEQGVMMALDECVASCLLDTVRKHSENEEFLSSLCTLLMMVSASEVAAENLRKAGIIPDLLSILRRFLHNDKICFSCCAVLWSLAVSGNSENNGDQAVLESAVPVTSAVLQKHLQNGVVAESACSALWALSLQDCVRDSDCEPTATLLLDALRMNPERAVLVKNGCLALASLVRLSETAALAILLDSKGSGIELIKDEYHLHFDEPGVAEALCLLINEMVQYDEVMLDMRSQKMEKLLSEIKLQFPFSTEILTLVDATLSKLRKEKCFV, from the exons ATGGAGAAATATGAG gtgctggagcagctccagcctggggcACTGGGCACGATGCTGGCAGCTCGGCTGAAAACAGACGAGAGTGTCCAGAAGAAATATGCAATAAAGCAG GTTGAATGCATTGACCAACACCAAGCAAATGTGGCCTTGAAGGAG GCAATGGATTTGCTAAAACTCCGCCATTCACACATCTGTACTTACAAGGAATTGTTTGTGACTTGGAATAACGAG GTCTCATCTCTGTTCCTCTGCCTGGTAATGCAGCACTCAGGGCAAGGAGATCTTTCAGGTCTAATCGAGGAAAAGAGGCAGAAGTCAGAAAAGATAACAGACATG GTGGTTCAGAAGTTCCTGGGACAGATGGTGGATGCTTTGTTTTACATacacaaacaaaatatttggCACAG AAATCTCAAGCCATCAAACATCCTTGTGACTGGTGGAGCATCCTTCATGCTTAGTGACTTCAGTACTGAAACACTTATGAAAGATGAGCTGAAGTGGAGAATAAGAGTGGAAAAAG ACAGCAAGTCTTGGATGGCTCCAGAAacatttgggttttcttttagtGAGAAATCTGACATCTGGTCTCTGGGCTGTGTCCTCCTTGATATGATGAGCTGCTTTGTTCTGAAT GCAGAAGAGATAACTTCCTTACTGCAGGATATcagaggggacagcagctgccTTGAGGGAGTCCTGACACTGATGCAGGATGGAGAAAGCAGCTATTTGCCTTTCTTTCCAATTTTACTGATGATGCTACAGATTGAGCCCAGCATGAGACCCACAGCAAG GGATCTGGTCACTGTTCCATTTATTGGGAAATGCCTGACTTTTGCTGGTGACACCTCAATAAAACTGAAGAAGTCTGTGTCTCCCATAGTAACAGATGTGCTCTTTCAGGGAGGAGTTGAAAGTGTTCTAG ACTTCATGCAGGCTTCCTGGGATATTGAAGAAGTCCAGGCTAAAGGCATTCAGCACCTTGCCAGCTTTGTAAAGGATAAAAGTG CATTCCCCTGTCTGCTAAAATGCACAGAAGTGATCACTCGTGCCATGAAGATTCACATAGATTCTCTGCACTTACAAGTAGAAGGCTGCACTTTATTGCTTGAAATTCTTAGTCAAG CTCTGGAACAGGGGGTGATGATGGCCCTGGATGAATGTGTGGCCAGCTGCCTGTTAGACACAGTGAGAAAACACTCTGAGAATGAAGAGTTCCTGTCATCACTCTGCACATTATTGATGATGGTTTCAGCCAGTG AAGTAGCTGCGGAGAATCTCAGGAAAGCTGGAATCATTCCAGACCTTCTGTCAATTTTAAGACGTTTTCTTCATAATGACAAGATCTGCTTCTCTTGCTGTGCCGTTCTCTGGAGCCTGGCTGTGAGTG GTAATTCAGAGAATAATGGAGACCAAGCAGTGCTGGAAagtgctgtccctgtcacctctgcaGTCCTTCAGAAACACCTCCAGAACGGAGTCGTTGCAGAGTCTGCCTGCTCGGCTCTGTGGGCACTGTCACTCCAAG attgTGTAAGGGACAGTGACTGTGAACCCACAGCAACACTTTTGTTGGATGCACTCAGGATGAACCCAGAAAGAGCAGTGCTGGTGAAGAATGGCTGCCTGGCATTAGCCAGCCTTGTGAGGCTGTCAG AAACTGCAGCTTTGGCAATTCTCCTGGACTCAAAAGGCAGTGGAATAGAGCTGATCAAAGATGAGTATCATCTTCACTTCGATGAGCCAGGGGTGGCAGAAGCTCTGTGCCTGCTGATCAATGAGATGGTTCAGTATG ATGAGGTTATGCTGGATATGAGGTCccagaaaatggaaaagctgctgtctgAAATAAAACTCCAGTTTCCATTTAGCACG GAGATTCTGACCCTGGTGGATGCCACACTCTCGAAactgaggaaggaaaaatgcTTTGTCTGA
- the STKLD1 gene encoding serine/threonine kinase-like domain-containing protein STKLD1 isoform X4 gives MEKYEVLEQLQPGALGTMLAARLKTDESVQKKYAIKQVECIDQHQANVALKEAMDLLKLRHSHICTYKELFVTWNNEVVQKFLGQMVDALFYIHKQNIWHRNLKPSNILVTGGASFMLSDFSTETLMKDELKWRIRVEKDSKSWMAPETFGFSFSEKSDIWSLGCVLLDMMSCFVLNAEEITSLLQDIRGDSSCLEGVLTLMQDGESSYLPFFPILLMMLQIEPSMRPTARDLVTVPFIGKCLTFAGDTSIKLKKSVSPIVTDVLFQGGVESVLDFMQASWDIEEVQAKGIQHLASFVKDKSAFPCLLKCTEVITRAMKIHIDSLHLQVEGCTLLLEILSQALEQGVMMALDECVASCLLDTVRKHSENEEFLSSLCTLLMMVSASEVAAENLRKAGIIPDLLSILRRFLHNDKICFSCCAVLWSLAVSGNSENNGDQAVLESAVPVTSAVLQKHLQNGVVAESACSALWALSLQDCVRDSDCEPTATLLLDALRMNPERAVLVKNGCLALASLVRLSETAALAILLDSKGSGIELIKDEYHLHFDEPGVAEALCLLINEMVQYDEVMLDMRSQKMEKLLSEIKLQFPFSTEILTLVDATLSKLRKEKCFV, from the exons ATGGAGAAATATGAG gtgctggagcagctccagcctggggcACTGGGCACGATGCTGGCAGCTCGGCTGAAAACAGACGAGAGTGTCCAGAAGAAATATGCAATAAAGCAG GTTGAATGCATTGACCAACACCAAGCAAATGTGGCCTTGAAGGAG GCAATGGATTTGCTAAAACTCCGCCATTCACACATCTGTACTTACAAGGAATTGTTTGTGACTTGGAATAACGAG GTGGTTCAGAAGTTCCTGGGACAGATGGTGGATGCTTTGTTTTACATacacaaacaaaatatttggCACAG AAATCTCAAGCCATCAAACATCCTTGTGACTGGTGGAGCATCCTTCATGCTTAGTGACTTCAGTACTGAAACACTTATGAAAGATGAGCTGAAGTGGAGAATAAGAGTGGAAAAAG ACAGCAAGTCTTGGATGGCTCCAGAAacatttgggttttcttttagtGAGAAATCTGACATCTGGTCTCTGGGCTGTGTCCTCCTTGATATGATGAGCTGCTTTGTTCTGAAT GCAGAAGAGATAACTTCCTTACTGCAGGATATcagaggggacagcagctgccTTGAGGGAGTCCTGACACTGATGCAGGATGGAGAAAGCAGCTATTTGCCTTTCTTTCCAATTTTACTGATGATGCTACAGATTGAGCCCAGCATGAGACCCACAGCAAG GGATCTGGTCACTGTTCCATTTATTGGGAAATGCCTGACTTTTGCTGGTGACACCTCAATAAAACTGAAGAAGTCTGTGTCTCCCATAGTAACAGATGTGCTCTTTCAGGGAGGAGTTGAAAGTGTTCTAG ACTTCATGCAGGCTTCCTGGGATATTGAAGAAGTCCAGGCTAAAGGCATTCAGCACCTTGCCAGCTTTGTAAAGGATAAAAGTG CATTCCCCTGTCTGCTAAAATGCACAGAAGTGATCACTCGTGCCATGAAGATTCACATAGATTCTCTGCACTTACAAGTAGAAGGCTGCACTTTATTGCTTGAAATTCTTAGTCAAG CTCTGGAACAGGGGGTGATGATGGCCCTGGATGAATGTGTGGCCAGCTGCCTGTTAGACACAGTGAGAAAACACTCTGAGAATGAAGAGTTCCTGTCATCACTCTGCACATTATTGATGATGGTTTCAGCCAGTG AAGTAGCTGCGGAGAATCTCAGGAAAGCTGGAATCATTCCAGACCTTCTGTCAATTTTAAGACGTTTTCTTCATAATGACAAGATCTGCTTCTCTTGCTGTGCCGTTCTCTGGAGCCTGGCTGTGAGTG GTAATTCAGAGAATAATGGAGACCAAGCAGTGCTGGAAagtgctgtccctgtcacctctgcaGTCCTTCAGAAACACCTCCAGAACGGAGTCGTTGCAGAGTCTGCCTGCTCGGCTCTGTGGGCACTGTCACTCCAAG attgTGTAAGGGACAGTGACTGTGAACCCACAGCAACACTTTTGTTGGATGCACTCAGGATGAACCCAGAAAGAGCAGTGCTGGTGAAGAATGGCTGCCTGGCATTAGCCAGCCTTGTGAGGCTGTCAG AAACTGCAGCTTTGGCAATTCTCCTGGACTCAAAAGGCAGTGGAATAGAGCTGATCAAAGATGAGTATCATCTTCACTTCGATGAGCCAGGGGTGGCAGAAGCTCTGTGCCTGCTGATCAATGAGATGGTTCAGTATG ATGAGGTTATGCTGGATATGAGGTCccagaaaatggaaaagctgctgtctgAAATAAAACTCCAGTTTCCATTTAGCACG GAGATTCTGACCCTGGTGGATGCCACACTCTCGAAactgaggaaggaaaaatgcTTTGTCTGA
- the STKLD1 gene encoding serine/threonine kinase-like domain-containing protein STKLD1 isoform X3 has product MLAARLKTDESVQKKYAIKQVECIDQHQANVALKEAMDLLKLRHSHICTYKELFVTWNNEVSSLFLCLVMQHSGQGDLSGLIEEKRQKSEKITDMVVQKFLGQMVDALFYIHKQNIWHRNLKPSNILVTGGASFMLSDFSTETLMKDELKWRIRVEKDSKSWMAPETFGFSFSEKSDIWSLGCVLLDMMSCFVLNAEEITSLLQDIRGDSSCLEGVLTLMQDGESSYLPFFPILLMMLQIEPSMRPTARDLVTVPFIGKCLTFAGDTSIKLKKSVSPIVTDVLFQGGVESVLDFMQASWDIEEVQAKGIQHLASFVKDKSAFPCLLKCTEVITRAMKIHIDSLHLQVEGCTLLLEILSQALEQGVMMALDECVASCLLDTVRKHSENEEFLSSLCTLLMMVSASEVAAENLRKAGIIPDLLSILRRFLHNDKICFSCCAVLWSLAVSGNSENNGDQAVLESAVPVTSAVLQKHLQNGVVAESACSALWALSLQDCVRDSDCEPTATLLLDALRMNPERAVLVKNGCLALASLVRLSETAALAILLDSKGSGIELIKDEYHLHFDEPGVAEALCLLINEMVQYDEVMLDMRSQKMEKLLSEIKLQFPFSTEILTLVDATLSKLRKEKCFV; this is encoded by the exons ATGCTGGCAGCTCGGCTGAAAACAGACGAGAGTGTCCAGAAGAAATATGCAATAAAGCAG GTTGAATGCATTGACCAACACCAAGCAAATGTGGCCTTGAAGGAG GCAATGGATTTGCTAAAACTCCGCCATTCACACATCTGTACTTACAAGGAATTGTTTGTGACTTGGAATAACGAG GTCTCATCTCTGTTCCTCTGCCTGGTAATGCAGCACTCAGGGCAAGGAGATCTTTCAGGTCTAATCGAGGAAAAGAGGCAGAAGTCAGAAAAGATAACAGACATG GTGGTTCAGAAGTTCCTGGGACAGATGGTGGATGCTTTGTTTTACATacacaaacaaaatatttggCACAG AAATCTCAAGCCATCAAACATCCTTGTGACTGGTGGAGCATCCTTCATGCTTAGTGACTTCAGTACTGAAACACTTATGAAAGATGAGCTGAAGTGGAGAATAAGAGTGGAAAAAG ACAGCAAGTCTTGGATGGCTCCAGAAacatttgggttttcttttagtGAGAAATCTGACATCTGGTCTCTGGGCTGTGTCCTCCTTGATATGATGAGCTGCTTTGTTCTGAAT GCAGAAGAGATAACTTCCTTACTGCAGGATATcagaggggacagcagctgccTTGAGGGAGTCCTGACACTGATGCAGGATGGAGAAAGCAGCTATTTGCCTTTCTTTCCAATTTTACTGATGATGCTACAGATTGAGCCCAGCATGAGACCCACAGCAAG GGATCTGGTCACTGTTCCATTTATTGGGAAATGCCTGACTTTTGCTGGTGACACCTCAATAAAACTGAAGAAGTCTGTGTCTCCCATAGTAACAGATGTGCTCTTTCAGGGAGGAGTTGAAAGTGTTCTAG ACTTCATGCAGGCTTCCTGGGATATTGAAGAAGTCCAGGCTAAAGGCATTCAGCACCTTGCCAGCTTTGTAAAGGATAAAAGTG CATTCCCCTGTCTGCTAAAATGCACAGAAGTGATCACTCGTGCCATGAAGATTCACATAGATTCTCTGCACTTACAAGTAGAAGGCTGCACTTTATTGCTTGAAATTCTTAGTCAAG CTCTGGAACAGGGGGTGATGATGGCCCTGGATGAATGTGTGGCCAGCTGCCTGTTAGACACAGTGAGAAAACACTCTGAGAATGAAGAGTTCCTGTCATCACTCTGCACATTATTGATGATGGTTTCAGCCAGTG AAGTAGCTGCGGAGAATCTCAGGAAAGCTGGAATCATTCCAGACCTTCTGTCAATTTTAAGACGTTTTCTTCATAATGACAAGATCTGCTTCTCTTGCTGTGCCGTTCTCTGGAGCCTGGCTGTGAGTG GTAATTCAGAGAATAATGGAGACCAAGCAGTGCTGGAAagtgctgtccctgtcacctctgcaGTCCTTCAGAAACACCTCCAGAACGGAGTCGTTGCAGAGTCTGCCTGCTCGGCTCTGTGGGCACTGTCACTCCAAG attgTGTAAGGGACAGTGACTGTGAACCCACAGCAACACTTTTGTTGGATGCACTCAGGATGAACCCAGAAAGAGCAGTGCTGGTGAAGAATGGCTGCCTGGCATTAGCCAGCCTTGTGAGGCTGTCAG AAACTGCAGCTTTGGCAATTCTCCTGGACTCAAAAGGCAGTGGAATAGAGCTGATCAAAGATGAGTATCATCTTCACTTCGATGAGCCAGGGGTGGCAGAAGCTCTGTGCCTGCTGATCAATGAGATGGTTCAGTATG ATGAGGTTATGCTGGATATGAGGTCccagaaaatggaaaagctgctgtctgAAATAAAACTCCAGTTTCCATTTAGCACG GAGATTCTGACCCTGGTGGATGCCACACTCTCGAAactgaggaaggaaaaatgcTTTGTCTGA
- the STKLD1 gene encoding serine/threonine kinase-like domain-containing protein STKLD1 isoform X5, with protein sequence MEKYEVLEQLQPGALGTMLAARLKTDESVQKKYAIKQVECIDQHQANVALKEAMDLLKLRHSHICTYKELFVTWNNEVSSLFLCLVMQHSGQGDLSGLIEEKRQKSEKITDMVVQKFLGQMVDALFYIHKQNIWHRNLKPSNILVTGGASFMLSDFSTETLMKDELKWRIRVEKDSKSWMAPETFGFSFSEKSDIWSLGCVLLDMMSCFVLNAEEITSLLQDIRGDSSCLEGVLTLMQDGESSYLPFFPILLMMLQIEPSMRPTARDLVTVPFIGKCLTFAGDTSIKLKKSVSPIVTDVLFQGGVESVLDFMQASWDIEEVQAKGIQHLASFVKDKSAFPCLLKCTEVITRAMKIHIDSLHLQVEGCTLLLEILSQALEQGVMMALDECVASCLLDTVRKHSENEEFLSSLCTLLMMVSASEVAAENLRKAGIIPDLLSILRRFLHNDKICFSCCAVLWSLAVSGNSENNGDQAVLESAVPVTSAVLQKHLQNGVVAESACSALWALSLQETAALAILLDSKGSGIELIKDEYHLHFDEPGVAEALCLLINEMVQYDEVMLDMRSQKMEKLLSEIKLQFPFSTEILTLVDATLSKLRKEKCFV encoded by the exons ATGGAGAAATATGAG gtgctggagcagctccagcctggggcACTGGGCACGATGCTGGCAGCTCGGCTGAAAACAGACGAGAGTGTCCAGAAGAAATATGCAATAAAGCAG GTTGAATGCATTGACCAACACCAAGCAAATGTGGCCTTGAAGGAG GCAATGGATTTGCTAAAACTCCGCCATTCACACATCTGTACTTACAAGGAATTGTTTGTGACTTGGAATAACGAG GTCTCATCTCTGTTCCTCTGCCTGGTAATGCAGCACTCAGGGCAAGGAGATCTTTCAGGTCTAATCGAGGAAAAGAGGCAGAAGTCAGAAAAGATAACAGACATG GTGGTTCAGAAGTTCCTGGGACAGATGGTGGATGCTTTGTTTTACATacacaaacaaaatatttggCACAG AAATCTCAAGCCATCAAACATCCTTGTGACTGGTGGAGCATCCTTCATGCTTAGTGACTTCAGTACTGAAACACTTATGAAAGATGAGCTGAAGTGGAGAATAAGAGTGGAAAAAG ACAGCAAGTCTTGGATGGCTCCAGAAacatttgggttttcttttagtGAGAAATCTGACATCTGGTCTCTGGGCTGTGTCCTCCTTGATATGATGAGCTGCTTTGTTCTGAAT GCAGAAGAGATAACTTCCTTACTGCAGGATATcagaggggacagcagctgccTTGAGGGAGTCCTGACACTGATGCAGGATGGAGAAAGCAGCTATTTGCCTTTCTTTCCAATTTTACTGATGATGCTACAGATTGAGCCCAGCATGAGACCCACAGCAAG GGATCTGGTCACTGTTCCATTTATTGGGAAATGCCTGACTTTTGCTGGTGACACCTCAATAAAACTGAAGAAGTCTGTGTCTCCCATAGTAACAGATGTGCTCTTTCAGGGAGGAGTTGAAAGTGTTCTAG ACTTCATGCAGGCTTCCTGGGATATTGAAGAAGTCCAGGCTAAAGGCATTCAGCACCTTGCCAGCTTTGTAAAGGATAAAAGTG CATTCCCCTGTCTGCTAAAATGCACAGAAGTGATCACTCGTGCCATGAAGATTCACATAGATTCTCTGCACTTACAAGTAGAAGGCTGCACTTTATTGCTTGAAATTCTTAGTCAAG CTCTGGAACAGGGGGTGATGATGGCCCTGGATGAATGTGTGGCCAGCTGCCTGTTAGACACAGTGAGAAAACACTCTGAGAATGAAGAGTTCCTGTCATCACTCTGCACATTATTGATGATGGTTTCAGCCAGTG AAGTAGCTGCGGAGAATCTCAGGAAAGCTGGAATCATTCCAGACCTTCTGTCAATTTTAAGACGTTTTCTTCATAATGACAAGATCTGCTTCTCTTGCTGTGCCGTTCTCTGGAGCCTGGCTGTGAGTG GTAATTCAGAGAATAATGGAGACCAAGCAGTGCTGGAAagtgctgtccctgtcacctctgcaGTCCTTCAGAAACACCTCCAGAACGGAGTCGTTGCAGAGTCTGCCTGCTCGGCTCTGTGGGCACTGTCACTCCAAG AAACTGCAGCTTTGGCAATTCTCCTGGACTCAAAAGGCAGTGGAATAGAGCTGATCAAAGATGAGTATCATCTTCACTTCGATGAGCCAGGGGTGGCAGAAGCTCTGTGCCTGCTGATCAATGAGATGGTTCAGTATG ATGAGGTTATGCTGGATATGAGGTCccagaaaatggaaaagctgctgtctgAAATAAAACTCCAGTTTCCATTTAGCACG GAGATTCTGACCCTGGTGGATGCCACACTCTCGAAactgaggaaggaaaaatgcTTTGTCTGA
- the STKLD1 gene encoding serine/threonine kinase-like domain-containing protein STKLD1 isoform X2, with the protein MEKYEVLEQLQPGALGTMLAARLKTDESVQKKYAIKQVECIDQHQANVALKEAMDLLKLRHSHICTYKELFVTWNNEVSSLFLCLVMQHSGQGDLSGLIEEKRQKSEKITDMVVQKFLGQMVDALFYIHKQNIWHRNLKPSNILVTGGASFMLSDFSTETLMKDELKWRIRVEKDSKSWMAPETFGFSFSEKSDIWSLGCVLLDMMSCFVLNDIRGDSSCLEGVLTLMQDGESSYLPFFPILLMMLQIEPSMRPTARDLVTVPFIGKCLTFAGDTSIKLKKSVSPIVTDVLFQGGVESVLDFMQASWDIEEVQAKGIQHLASFVKDKSAFPCLLKCTEVITRAMKIHIDSLHLQVEGCTLLLEILSQALEQGVMMALDECVASCLLDTVRKHSENEEFLSSLCTLLMMVSASEVAAENLRKAGIIPDLLSILRRFLHNDKICFSCCAVLWSLAVSGNSENNGDQAVLESAVPVTSAVLQKHLQNGVVAESACSALWALSLQDCVRDSDCEPTATLLLDALRMNPERAVLVKNGCLALASLVRLSETAALAILLDSKGSGIELIKDEYHLHFDEPGVAEALCLLINEMVQYDEVMLDMRSQKMEKLLSEIKLQFPFSTEILTLVDATLSKLRKEKCFV; encoded by the exons ATGGAGAAATATGAG gtgctggagcagctccagcctggggcACTGGGCACGATGCTGGCAGCTCGGCTGAAAACAGACGAGAGTGTCCAGAAGAAATATGCAATAAAGCAG GTTGAATGCATTGACCAACACCAAGCAAATGTGGCCTTGAAGGAG GCAATGGATTTGCTAAAACTCCGCCATTCACACATCTGTACTTACAAGGAATTGTTTGTGACTTGGAATAACGAG GTCTCATCTCTGTTCCTCTGCCTGGTAATGCAGCACTCAGGGCAAGGAGATCTTTCAGGTCTAATCGAGGAAAAGAGGCAGAAGTCAGAAAAGATAACAGACATG GTGGTTCAGAAGTTCCTGGGACAGATGGTGGATGCTTTGTTTTACATacacaaacaaaatatttggCACAG AAATCTCAAGCCATCAAACATCCTTGTGACTGGTGGAGCATCCTTCATGCTTAGTGACTTCAGTACTGAAACACTTATGAAAGATGAGCTGAAGTGGAGAATAAGAGTGGAAAAAG ACAGCAAGTCTTGGATGGCTCCAGAAacatttgggttttcttttagtGAGAAATCTGACATCTGGTCTCTGGGCTGTGTCCTCCTTGATATGATGAGCTGCTTTGTTCTGAAT GATATcagaggggacagcagctgccTTGAGGGAGTCCTGACACTGATGCAGGATGGAGAAAGCAGCTATTTGCCTTTCTTTCCAATTTTACTGATGATGCTACAGATTGAGCCCAGCATGAGACCCACAGCAAG GGATCTGGTCACTGTTCCATTTATTGGGAAATGCCTGACTTTTGCTGGTGACACCTCAATAAAACTGAAGAAGTCTGTGTCTCCCATAGTAACAGATGTGCTCTTTCAGGGAGGAGTTGAAAGTGTTCTAG ACTTCATGCAGGCTTCCTGGGATATTGAAGAAGTCCAGGCTAAAGGCATTCAGCACCTTGCCAGCTTTGTAAAGGATAAAAGTG CATTCCCCTGTCTGCTAAAATGCACAGAAGTGATCACTCGTGCCATGAAGATTCACATAGATTCTCTGCACTTACAAGTAGAAGGCTGCACTTTATTGCTTGAAATTCTTAGTCAAG CTCTGGAACAGGGGGTGATGATGGCCCTGGATGAATGTGTGGCCAGCTGCCTGTTAGACACAGTGAGAAAACACTCTGAGAATGAAGAGTTCCTGTCATCACTCTGCACATTATTGATGATGGTTTCAGCCAGTG AAGTAGCTGCGGAGAATCTCAGGAAAGCTGGAATCATTCCAGACCTTCTGTCAATTTTAAGACGTTTTCTTCATAATGACAAGATCTGCTTCTCTTGCTGTGCCGTTCTCTGGAGCCTGGCTGTGAGTG GTAATTCAGAGAATAATGGAGACCAAGCAGTGCTGGAAagtgctgtccctgtcacctctgcaGTCCTTCAGAAACACCTCCAGAACGGAGTCGTTGCAGAGTCTGCCTGCTCGGCTCTGTGGGCACTGTCACTCCAAG attgTGTAAGGGACAGTGACTGTGAACCCACAGCAACACTTTTGTTGGATGCACTCAGGATGAACCCAGAAAGAGCAGTGCTGGTGAAGAATGGCTGCCTGGCATTAGCCAGCCTTGTGAGGCTGTCAG AAACTGCAGCTTTGGCAATTCTCCTGGACTCAAAAGGCAGTGGAATAGAGCTGATCAAAGATGAGTATCATCTTCACTTCGATGAGCCAGGGGTGGCAGAAGCTCTGTGCCTGCTGATCAATGAGATGGTTCAGTATG ATGAGGTTATGCTGGATATGAGGTCccagaaaatggaaaagctgctgtctgAAATAAAACTCCAGTTTCCATTTAGCACG GAGATTCTGACCCTGGTGGATGCCACACTCTCGAAactgaggaaggaaaaatgcTTTGTCTGA